Part of the Labilibaculum antarcticum genome, TTATTTCTCATCCGTTAATGAACGGAATAAAACTGGAAGATCTTAAAGTGCCATGTGCTTGTAAAGATCGTATTCCAATTGTGATGGAAGCAACCCGAAGATTGAGAGAACAGCATCCTGATATTGCTCTTTATGGGCTAATTACCGGACCATTTACTTTGGCACTTCACCTTTTGGGAACAGATATTTTCATGCAAATGATGATGGAACCAGAAAAGACACATGATTTGATGCGCTTTGCAACGGATGTGGCTAAAATGATGGCAGGTAATTACATTGAATCCGGAGCAGATATTATTGCGATTGTTGATCCAATGACGAGTCAGATTGATCCTGAAAGTTTCGAAACTTTCGTATCTCCTTGCGTGAAAGAAATTAACGATTTTATTAGAGAGGCTGATGCTTTAAGTTCATTCTTTGTTTGCGGTAACGCAATACAAAATATCGACGTGATGTGTAAGACCAAACCGGATAATATTTCCATTGATGAGAATATTCCATTGGATGTTGTAAGAGATATGGCATTAAAACACAATGTTAGTTTTGGTGGAAATATGAAGCTTACGGTTGTGTTGCTAATGGGCGATGAAGACGCTTCCAGAAGAGATGCATTGGAATGTATGGATATTGGAGGTAAAAAAGGATTTATTCTGGCTCCAGGATGCGATTTAGCAATGGAGACTCCAATAGCAAATTTGGTTGCTGTTTCAGAATTGGTTCACGATGAAATTTTACAAGGAGAATTGAGAGCTTCAGAGGCAACTACTGCTGATATTGAATTGTTAGATCTTACGAATCATTGGGATGAAAATAAAGTGATTATTGATGTGATTACCTTAGATTCAGGTTCATGTGCACCTTGTCAATACATGGTTGATGCTGTTTCGCGTGCAGCAGAACCTTATGGAGATAAAGTAGTTTATAAAGAATTTAGCATTAAAGGGGTAGAAGGTATTCAAATGATGACTAGTTTGGGTGTTAAAAACATACCGACTATTGTTATTGATGGACACATTGAATTTAGTTCTCAAATTCCACCTCTTTCTGAGATTCAGACAAAAATTGAAGGATATTTAGCAGGTAAAAATTAATTAGAAGTTAGTTGGTGGAAACCCGGTTCCGGTTCAGGCCGAATCGGGTTTTATATATCTGTAAGAAAATAACCATTTACGATAAAAACAAGCGATAGCAAGATGATTTCTTTTAATTTGATAACCGGTTTTTTGGGGAGTGGAAAAACCACTTTGCTAAGTAATTTACTGAATGAATTGTCAGCAAGTAAACGAATTGCAGTCATTCAGAATGAATTTGCGCCTTCGGGAGTCGATGGCAAGGAGCTTAAACAAACAAATGCAGATTTTAAGTTGGTGGAAATCAATAACGGATCGGTTTTTTGTGTTTGTCAGCTGGGGAATTTTGAGAATAACCTGCAAAAATTAATTGTCGATTATCAACCTGAAATGATCTTTTTAGAAGCTTCAGGTCTTGCCGATCCGATAAGTATAATTGAATTGTTACAGTCGCCTGGATTAAAGGATAAAATTAGTCTGGACAAGATTATTAGTTTGGTTGA contains:
- a CDS encoding uroporphyrinogen decarboxylase family protein; the protein is MQGLELIKKAMKLETVDRIPWVPFVGAHAGKLIGLSATDFLKSADNIVEGVNKAIELYNPDGIPVAFDLQIEAEALGCKLVWADDNPPAVISHPLMNGIKLEDLKVPCACKDRIPIVMEATRRLREQHPDIALYGLITGPFTLALHLLGTDIFMQMMMEPEKTHDLMRFATDVAKMMAGNYIESGADIIAIVDPMTSQIDPESFETFVSPCVKEINDFIREADALSSFFVCGNAIQNIDVMCKTKPDNISIDENIPLDVVRDMALKHNVSFGGNMKLTVVLLMGDEDASRRDALECMDIGGKKGFILAPGCDLAMETPIANLVAVSELVHDEILQGELRASEATTADIELLDLTNHWDENKVIIDVITLDSGSCAPCQYMVDAVSRAAEPYGDKVVYKEFSIKGVEGIQMMTSLGVKNIPTIVIDGHIEFSSQIPPLSEIQTKIEGYLAGKN